CGGGGGCGCTGCCGGCGCCGTACACGGTGTGACCCAGGGGGCTGTGGGACGTCTGGGAGCCGTGGTCGGCACCCTCCGCCGGCACCGCCTGGCCCGGTGCGGTGTGCCCCGGCGCCGGCCGGGCGACCAGGGCGAGCCGTTCCCGCAACGGCATGCCGGTCCAGCAGGAGCCCTGCCGGGCGTGCAGCCGGCGGAGCCACAGCTCGGTGGCGACGATGTCGGCGAGCCCGTCGAGCGGGACCGCCCCGCCGCCGCAGGCGCGGTGCAGTGCGGCGCGGAAGACGTCCGGCTGGAGCAGGCCGAGCTCGGCCAGCAGCGGCGCGGCGAAGATCCGGTCCAGCGCGCCGGCCGAGCGGCGCAGCCCGGCGCGGACGGTCTCGACGGCGGCGTACGGGTCGGGCGGCACGCCGTTGCCCCAGCCGTCCGGGACCCGGTCGATGCCGACGCCGGTCAGTACCGACCGGAGGATCGCGTGCCGGGCGCCCGGCTGGACCCGGACCGAGTCGGGGACGAGTCGGCAGGCGCGGACGACCTGGTTGTCCAGGAAGGGGGCGTGCAGCCGCTGGCCGTGCGCCTCCTCGACTATCTGGGTGAGCACCCGGAACTCGGCGGCGTGCCGGTGCATCGCCTGCCGGGCCCGGCGCGCGCCGGGCCGCTCGTCCGGGGCGGCCCGCCGGGCGGCCAGCCGCAGCCGGACCGCGACCGCCGCCAGCGCGTCGTCGCTCAGCCAGCGGGCGGCGGGGCCCGGCGTGCACCAGGCGAGGGCGTCCACGGAGGCCCCGCCGGCGCTGTCCGGCTCGGAGGCGCGGCGGGCCATCAGCGCGACCGCCGCGTCCTCCAGCCCCTCGGCGTAGGAGGTGCGGGCGAGTCGGCGGGCGGCGCGCAGCACCGCGACCGGGGTGCCCAGGGTCCCGTGCACCGGGTGGCCGAGGCTGTCCGCGCGGGCGAGCGCGGCGACCGGACGCATCAGCGGCATCCGGTTGCGTTCCAGCAGCAGGTCGGCCAGCCGGGCCGGGTTGCCGTCCAGCACCTGGCGTCCGCCGTGGCCGCTGAGGTGGTCGGTGCCGGCGTCGGCGAACCGGTGGCGCTGGCGCAGCGCCGCGACCAGCGCGGACCCCGGCTCGTCGGTGAGCGGGCCGGCGAGCGGGCCGTCCAGCAGGTCGGCGTAGGGCAGTGCCTCGGGTCCGCCGGGGACGACCAGGTGCCGCAGTCGGGGATGGCCGGAGGCGAGGGCCTGGGCGCGGACCAGTTCGGCGGTGCGGGAGGGGGCGGGCGGCTCCTCCGTCGCCTCGTGGGTGTCGGTGTAGGTGACGACCAGCAGCAGCCGGTCGGCCGGGGCGGCGGGCGGTCCGCCGGGGCGGGCCCAGGAGCCGCGCACGGCGCCGGTGGTGCGCGGCTCCCCGCCCGGACCGGGCGGGCCGTGGTGGACGCTGCGGTAGCTGGTGGGGTCGCCCCAGCGCTCCTCGGTGGTCGGCCGCCGGGGCGCGCCGGCCTGCTCCTCCTCCTGCTCCTGTTCCTGCTCCAGGTACGGGTACCTGGCCGGGTACCCGGGGCCCGCGCCCCCGGGCCCGACGGCCGGGCGCGCGGGGACGGTCGGGACGGTGGCGGCGAGCAGGGTGAGCACGCTGGAGGCGCTGCCGCCGGAGAGGTCGGTGCTGACCCGGTGGTCCGGCACCGGCGGCGCGTCCGGCTCGCCGCGGACCCGGCAGCGGACGGCTCCGAGCAGGCTGCGGGTGACCTCGCCGGTGGCGGCGGCCTCGGTGACCGCGACGCTGCCGGGGGCTCCCGCCCCGGGTTCGTAGGCGGCGGTCTGCGGGCCGCCGGCGAAGATGCTGAGCGCGTACGCGGGCTGCACCCGGCGCACGCCCAGGAAGGGGCTGCCGTCGCCGAGGGAGTCGGCGGCGTCCGGCAGCGCGAGCCGGGCGGCCAGGTGCAGCGGGTCCACCGGGGCGCCGACCAGGTCGGCGAGCGGCAGGGCGGCGGTGGCGTAGGCGGTGCCGCCGCACCAGGCGGTGTGGAAGACCGGCCGGACCCCGGCCAGGTCGCCGAGGACGGTGGTGCGGCTGCCCTGCTGCAGCACCACCGTGTAGCTGCCGGGCCAGCTGGTGAGGTGGCGCAGCGCCCCGCCGCTGGCGGCGAGCAGCGCGGTGCGCAGCTCGCGGTCGCTGGCGCCGCAGCGGCCGAGGACGGCGAGCCGGGCGACGGCGCCGTCGGCCGCGGAGGGGTCCTCGGGATCGTCCGGCAGGTTCGGGAAGCCCCGGTGCACCCGGTCGCTGGCGTGGTGGTGCTGGCGGAAGACGGCGACGGTGTGGATCTCCTCGGGCCGCCAGTCGCCGACCGCCCAGAGCGGGTCGGGTCCGGGCCAGAGCAGCCGGCCGCCGAGGGGGCGCAACTCGCGCAGCCCGGGCTCGTCGGCGGCGGACGCGCCGTTCCATCCCACCAACCACCGCATGGCTGCCTCCACAGGCTGTGGACAAGATGCTCGCGGCCTGCTGTCGCACCGTCAGAACACATGGTGCCACCGGCCGGCCGAGTCATCCGCTGGGAAGACCGGACCGATTTGCGGAAGATTCAGGGTGTTAACAGTCCATCAACGGACGAAACGCCGTTCGTCGGACGCACACCCGTCCTGACCTGGACGGGAAAATGCAGATCCAAATGCAGACCGGGAGGCGTCCGCACACCCCCCGGTCCGACCCACCACCGCGCGGGGATGTACGGCGGCGGTCTCCCCCGACCTGCCGGGTCCTCAAGGCGCTCTGGCTCCGCGCCGGCAGGCCGACCCACACCGGTCATCCAACCCCCGGCCCGCGGCACCGGGCAGGGAGCACGACAGGGCGCACGGCCACATCGCACGGGGGCACGGCCGAAAGATATTTCGGAGCGGTATCGCGCCATCCGGCCCGCCGCCCCTTAACCCTGGGAACCTGGGGAACTACTCTGGGTGTACCGGGGCACCGTCGGCAGAGCGCGAGGGGGTGGAACCAGGCATGACCACCAGCGTACGAGGACCGAACGAGAAGCTCGGCACACTGCTGTCGCTCGCCGGGATCAGCAATGCCGGGCTCGCTCGCAGGGTCAACGACCTGGGCGCGCAGCGGGGGCTCACCTACCGGTACGACAAGACGTCGGTGGCCCGCTGGGTGACCAAGGGCATGGTCCCGCAGGGGGCGGTCCCGCATCTGATCGCGACCGCGATCGGCGGGAAGCTCGGCCGGAGCGTGCCGCTGGAGGAGATCGGGCTCGGCGGCAGCGACCCCATGCCCGAGATCGGCCTGGCCTTCCCGCGCGAGGTGCAGGAGGCCGTGCACCACGCGACCGAGCTCTGGCTGCTCGACCCGGACGCCGCCGGGGGCCGCAAGGGCGGGTGGTGGGACAGTCTGGCGGGTACGTTTTCGGTCACCGCGTACGCGACCCCGGTCTCCCGCTGGCTGATCACCCCGGCGGACGGCTCGGTCGCCCGGGAGGCGCCGGTACTGCTCGGCCTGGAGGACGCGCCGCGCACCCGGACCCTGCTGGGCACCGGCGAGCGCACCCACCGGGTCGGCCACACCGACGCCGCGAAGCTGCGGCAGGCGGCCGAGGAGGCCCGGCGCTGGGACTCCCGCTACGGCGGCGGCGACTGGCGGTCGTCGATGGTGCCGGAGTGCCTGCGGCAGGACGCGGCGCCGCTGCTGCTCGGCTCCTACAGCGACGAGGTCGGCCGGGCACTGTTCGGCGCGACCGCCGAGCTGACCAGGCTGGCCGGGTGGATGGCCTTCGACACCGGGCAGCACGAGGCGGCGCAGCGCTACTACATCCAGGCACTGCGGCTGGCCAGGGCGGCGGCGGACGTGCCCTTCGGCGGCTACGTGCTGGCCTCGATGAGCCTGCAGGCGACCTACCGGGGCGCGGCGGACGAGGGCGTCGACCTGGCCCAGGCTGCGATCGAGCGCAACCGGGGCCTGGCGACGGCCCGGACCATGAGCTTCTTCCACCTGGTGGAGGCCAGGGCGCACGCCCGCGCCGGGAACACCCAGGCGTGCGAGCTGGCACTGGCCGCCTCCGAGAGCTGCTTCGAGCGCTCCCGCCCGGGGGACGCCGATCCGGCCTGGATCGACTTCCACTCCTACGACCGGCTCGCCGCCGACGCCGCCGAGTGCTACCGCGACCTGGGCATCCCGGTGAAGGTGCGGGAGTACACGGCCTACGCGCTGGCCGCCCCGACCGAGGAGTACGTCCGCTCGCACGGGCTGCGGCTGGTGGTCTCCGCGCTGGCCGAGCTGGACGACGGCGACCTGGACGCGGCGGTGGCGGCCGGCAGCCGGGCGGTGGCGGTGGCCGAGCGGATCTCCTCCCAGCGCACCCGCGAGTACGTCCAGGAGATGCTCCGCCGGCTGGAGCGCTACCAGGGCGAGGGCCAGGCCGAGGAGTTGGCCCGGCGCGCCCGGATGGTGCTCGCGGCGCCGGTCTGAGCCGTCCGCCCCTGGCTGTCGGTCGCGCGTGGGACGATCTCTGACGTGCGGGGCCGGGACGGAAGGGGTACGGCGTGGGGTACGACTGCGACGTGGTGGTGATCGGCGGCGGGATCGTGGGCCTGTCCACGGCCTACGCCCTCAATCGGGCCGCGCCCGGGACCTCGGTGATCGTGCTGGAGAAGGAGACCCGGATCGCCGCGCACCAGACCGGGCGCAACAGCGGGGTGATCCACAGCGGCCTCTACTACCGCCCGGGTTCGCTGAAGGCCAGGTACGCGGTCGAGGGCGCCCGGGAGACGGTCGAGTTCTGCCGCGAGCAGGGCGTCCCGCACCGGGTCACCGGCAAACTGGTGGTCGCCACCGACAGCACCGAACTGCCCCGGCTGCACGCCCTGGCCCAGCGCGGGCGCGAGCACGGGCTGCCGATACGCGAGCTGGGACCGGCCGGGATAGTCGAGTTCGAACCGCACGCCGCGGGCATCGCCGCGCTGCACGTCGGCTCCACCGGCATCTGCGACTACCCGGCGATGGCGGCTGCGCTCGCCGAGCTGTCCGGTGCGCAGCTGCGCACCGGGGGCGCGGTCACCGCGGTCGTGCGCCGGAGCGACGGCGTCACCGTCACCACCCCGCTGGCCGAGGTCCGGGCCCGGGTGGTGGTCAACTGCGCCGGGCTGCAGAGCGACCGGATCGCCCGGCTGGCCGGGGACGAGCCCGGGGTCCGGATCGTGCCGTTCCGCGGCGAGTACTTCACCCTCGCCCCGCGCGCCCGCGACCTGGTCCGGGGGCTGGTCTACCCGGTGCCCGACCCGGCCTTCCCCTTCCTCGGCGTGCACCTCACCCGGGACCTCCACGGCGGGGTCCACGTCGGCCCCAACGCGGTGCCCGCGCTGGCCCGCGAGGGCTACCGCTGGGCCGACCTCAGCCCGCGCGACCTCGCCGGGACCCTGGCCTGGCCCGGCGCCTGGCGGCTCGGCGCCCGGCACTGGCGGGCCGAGGCGGCGGAGCTGCACCGCTCGCTCTCGCTCCGCGTGTTCGCCCGCGAGGTGCGCCGGCTGCTGCCCGAGTGCACCGCGGCCGACCTGGTCCCGGCCCCGGCCGGGGTCCGCGCCCAGGCCGTCGCCCGCGACGGCTCGCTGCTCGACGACTTCGTCTTCGCCCGTGCGCCGCGCACCGTCCACGTGCTGAACGCCCCCTCCCCGGCCGCGACCGCCTCGCTCCCGATCGGCCGCGAGGTCGCCCGCAGGGCGCTGGCCGCGCTGGCCGAGTGAGGCCGACCCGGACGGCTGCCAGAACCGGCACCGTAGACTTGGCGCCACTGTGACCAGCCATCTCCTCACCCCAGCCGACGCCGCCGGCGAGCCCGCTGCCGGGCCCGCCGACCGTGAGCCCGCCGACCGTGAGCCCGCCGACCGGCCGGAGCCGCCCCGCCCCGGGTCCCCGTCTCCCGGGAGATCCACACCGAGCAGCGGATCCGCAGCTTCCACCCGCGCAAGGGCCGGATGAGCGACGCCCAGCGCTCGGCCCTGGCCCGGCTGTGGAAGGTCTACGGCATACGCGTGGACGGCAAGGGCCTGCTCGACCTGCCCACCCTGTTCGGCTCCGCCGGGCAGCCGTCCGAGCTGCCGGTGGTGCTGGAGATCGGCTTCGGCATGGGCGACGCCAGCGCCGCCATGGCCGCCGCCGACCCGGCCACCGGCCTGCTGGCGGTGGACGTGCACACCCCCGGGCACGGCAACCTGCTGCGCCGGATCGAGTCCGACGGCCTGGCCAACGTCCGGCTCGCCGAGGGGGACGCGGTGGTGCTGCTGCGCGACCAGCTCGCGCCCGCGTCGCTGGCCGGGCTGCGGATCTACTTCCCCGACCCGTGGCCCAAGGCCAGGCACCAGAAGCGGCGGCTGGTCCAGCCCGAGTTCGTCGCGCTCGCGGCCTCGCGGCTGCGCCCCGGCGCGACCGTGCACCTGGCGACCGACTGGGAGCCCTACGCCGAGCAGATGCTCGAAGTCCTCAGCGCCTCGGCCGAGCTGGAGAACCTCCACCCGGACGGCGCCGGCTGGGCCCCGCGCCCCGACTGGCGCCCGGTGACCAAGTTCGAACGGCAGGGCATCGCCAAGGGCCACGTCGTCCACGATCTGCTCTTCCGCCGCCGCTGACGGTCCGGCCGTACCTCCGGGCTGCGGCAAACGCCTTACCTGCGGCTACGTGCCCCCGCTAGAGTCGTACGGTGAGCAGCTCCGAGCCCCAGCCGTCCCCGTCGCTCGACGACATAACCGTGGTGGCAGCAGCGGACCCGGCCGCGGACCTGCCGACCCACCCCGGCCCTCCACCGGAGGACGCCGGGCAACCGGCCGCCCTTCCGGTGCCCTCGGCCGAGGAGGGCAGCTCGGGCCTCGACCTGTCCGGGCGGTTCCGCTACAAGCCGCGCGGCAACCTGTTCGAGAGCAAGCTGCTGCGGCTGATCGCGCTGACGCTGCTGCTGGTCCTCTGCGGCGTCGGGATCCTGGCCAAGGTGCAGCGCCAGACCGGCACCTCCGAGATGCTGATCGGCATGGCGCTGGCGGTGCTGCCGGTGCCGCTGCTGCTCGGGGCGTTCTACTGGCTGGACCGGGTGGAGCCCAAGCCCCTGCGCAACCTGCTGTTCTGCTTCGCCTGGGGTTCGTGCGCCGCGACGCTGGTGGCCTTCGTCGCCAACACCTGGGCCACCGACCTGCTGATCAGCCATCAGATCGGCGGTGACGGGCAGACCCTGGGCGCCACCCTGGTCGCGCCGCTGGTCGAGGAGAGCGTCAAGGGATCCGCGATCCTGCTGCTGTTCCTGTTCCGCCGCAAGGACTTCAGCGGCATCGTCGACGGCGTGGTCTACGCGGGGTTCACCGCCACCGGCTTCGCCTTCACCGAGAACATCCTCTACCTGGGCCGCTCGGTGCTGGAGGGCCGTACCGAGGGCGAAGGCATCGCCTTCACCATCGAGACCTTCATCACCCGCGAGGTGATGTCGCCGTTCGCGCATCCGCTGTTCACCTCGATGACCGGGGTGGGCTTCGGCATCGCCGCGATGACCAGCAAGCGCTGGCTGAGGATCCTGGCGCCGATCTGCGGCTGGATCGTGGCGATGTTCATGCACGGCTCCTGGAACGGCTCCTCCGCGCTCGGCGGTCTCGGCTTCCTCGGCGTGTACTTCCTGTTCATGGTCCCGGTCTTCGGGCTGATGGTCTGGCTGGTGGTCTGGTCGCGGCGGAACGAGCTGCGGGCGGTGGGACGGCAGCTCCCGGTCTACGCCGGGGCCGGCTGGATCAGTCCGCCGGTGCCGCTGGTGCTCTCGTCGATGCGCACCCGCCGGCAGGCGGTCGACCTGGCCCGCTTCAACCAGGGCCAGGTCGGGGCCAAGCAGATGCGGGACTACCTGGGCTTCGCCACCTCGCTGGCGTTCCTGCGGCAGCGTGCCGAGCGCGGACTGGTCGGCGCCGAGTTCCCGGAGCGGGAGCAGGAGCTGCTGCACCACCTGTGGGAGCGCAAGGAGGCGGTGACCGGCGCGATCGCCCAGGTCGGCGCCCTGGAGTGGCAGCGGCTGCACCCGCCGCTGCGCCCGTTCCACGGCTACGCCCGGCCCCCGGGGGCCGGGTTCCCGCCCCCGCAGTACCCGGGTCCGGGATACCGCGGCCCGCAGTACCCGGGTCAGTACCCCGGCGCGTACCCGGGCGCCCACCCCGCGCCGGGCCGCGGCCCCTACCCGGTCGGGTACCCGGGGGCCTATCCGCCGGCCGGCTACCAGCAGCCGCCGGCGTACCTGCCCGCGCAGCCGCAGCCCGGCACCGGCTACCAGGCGCCGCCGCAGCCGTACCCGCAGCAGCCCTTCCCGCAGCAGCCGGCCCCGCAGCCGCACCACCCGTACCAGCCGCAGCCGCACCATCCGACCCATCACCACCCCGCGCCGCCGCAGTCGGCGGCGCCCACGGCCCCCGCGCCCGATCCGGGGCCGCCGGCCCCGCCGCCGCACCACCACCACTGACCGTTCCCCACGCGTCACTCCGCACCCTCGGGCCCCGGCCGGGCCGCACCTCCCGGCCGGGCACCGGATCGCACCGGAACCATCCGGGACACTTCCCGCGTTGTCCCTCTTATCCGCACGTCGCGTGCGGGACGCCGATATTGCGTCAGGAGGCCCGCGGATGACCGATGGCATCTATCGCATGGCTGTGACCAGCGGCCACGTCCACAAAGAGACGGTGTCGCTGGCCGAGGAGCAGGTCAGACAGTGGCTGAAGGCACAGCACTACGACGGCCCGGTCGGCGAAGAGGGACGGCACCGGGTCGGGGCGCAGGCCGTGCTCGACTGCTCGCTGAAGGAGCGCGTGCGCGGAGCCGGGGGCGCGAAGGAGTCACTCGCGCGCTGGCGACTTCGCGAGTTCACCACCCAGGGCATCTGGCAGACCACGCTCGCGGTGTCCACCCCCACCGGCGCGCGCACCTGGGTCCGGCTGGACACCGAGCTGCTGCCCGCCCGTGGCGTGCCCACCGCCAAGGCCCCCGTCCCCTCGCTCGCCCGCGGCCTGCTCGACGTCCTGGCCGCCACCGAGGGTGAGCACGCGGGCTCGGCCGCGGTGCACGGCATGCCGACGGTGATCGAGCGCGGCGCGCTGGACGAGGTCCTGGACGAGCTCTGCGACCCCGACCGGCGGCTGCCCATCGTCGTCGCCAGCACCCCCTCCCACACCGACTTCGAGGACTGGCTCGCCGAGACGGTCGACCCGCTGCTGCGGGGCTGCGCCGGCACCGCCGTCCTCTACGCCCTCGCGCCGGGCGCCGAACGGGAGTTCAACCGGGCCCTGGAGCACCACCGGGTCTACGGCGGCGCGGTGCGCACCTACCTCCCCGGGCTCGACCCGGCCTGGCAGCCGGACGCGCCCCGGCACCGGGTGATGGCCCGGCACACCTTCGAGACCGACCTGCGCCGCGCCTCCGGGCTGCTGGCCTGGCTCCCCCGGCGGCTGGCGGTGCAGACCCCGCTGCCGGA
The Streptacidiphilus albus JL83 genome window above contains:
- the trmB gene encoding tRNA (guanosine(46)-N7)-methyltransferase TrmB, which encodes MSDAQRSALARLWKVYGIRVDGKGLLDLPTLFGSAGQPSELPVVLEIGFGMGDASAAMAAADPATGLLAVDVHTPGHGNLLRRIESDGLANVRLAEGDAVVLLRDQLAPASLAGLRIYFPDPWPKARHQKRRLVQPEFVALAASRLRPGATVHLATDWEPYAEQMLEVLSASAELENLHPDGAGWAPRPDWRPVTKFERQGIAKGHVVHDLLFRRR
- a CDS encoding PrsW family intramembrane metalloprotease; this translates as MSSSEPQPSPSLDDITVVAAADPAADLPTHPGPPPEDAGQPAALPVPSAEEGSSGLDLSGRFRYKPRGNLFESKLLRLIALTLLLVLCGVGILAKVQRQTGTSEMLIGMALAVLPVPLLLGAFYWLDRVEPKPLRNLLFCFAWGSCAATLVAFVANTWATDLLISHQIGGDGQTLGATLVAPLVEESVKGSAILLLFLFRRKDFSGIVDGVVYAGFTATGFAFTENILYLGRSVLEGRTEGEGIAFTIETFITREVMSPFAHPLFTSMTGVGFGIAAMTSKRWLRILAPICGWIVAMFMHGSWNGSSALGGLGFLGVYFLFMVPVFGLMVWLVVWSRRNELRAVGRQLPVYAGAGWISPPVPLVLSSMRTRRQAVDLARFNQGQVGAKQMRDYLGFATSLAFLRQRAERGLVGAEFPEREQELLHHLWERKEAVTGAIAQVGALEWQRLHPPLRPFHGYARPPGAGFPPPQYPGPGYRGPQYPGQYPGAYPGAHPAPGRGPYPVGYPGAYPPAGYQQPPAYLPAQPQPGTGYQAPPQPYPQQPFPQQPAPQPHHPYQPQPHHPTHHHPAPPQSAAPTAPAPDPGPPAPPPHHHH
- a CDS encoding coiled-coil domain-containing protein, with protein sequence MAVTSGHVHKETVSLAEEQVRQWLKAQHYDGPVGEEGRHRVGAQAVLDCSLKERVRGAGGAKESLARWRLREFTTQGIWQTTLAVSTPTGARTWVRLDTELLPARGVPTAKAPVPSLARGLLDVLAATEGEHAGSAAVHGMPTVIERGALDEVLDELCDPDRRLPIVVASTPSHTDFEDWLAETVDPLLRGCAGTAVLYALAPGAEREFNRALEHHRVYGGAVRTYLPGLDPAWQPDAPRHRVMARHTFETDLRRASGLLAWLPRRLAVQTPLPEALEALPPLRARGLSDVGAEIDGVQPGSLLVDEHEEEVLEQRARAGEIQEVRRWLRAAEERESELAAEYDEQYSELRAARTQVRSLRGRLAEAGYSDLPEHDRFERDQQHDPASFAELLDRLEGEFPLLRFTGDARLGRDLDLQTDHPTWVRMAWDALLALQDYAAAAVRGASGGDFRRWCENTPADCHPFPPRKVIRDESRTVRSHGKWKSERELPVPVEVNPAGEVFMGAHLRIGGGGTAPRLHYHDDCSGTGLIYIGYMGLHLHNTRTN
- a CDS encoding asparagine synthase-related protein yields the protein MRWLVGWNGASAADEPGLRELRPLGGRLLWPGPDPLWAVGDWRPEEIHTVAVFRQHHHASDRVHRGFPNLPDDPEDPSAADGAVARLAVLGRCGASDRELRTALLAASGGALRHLTSWPGSYTVVLQQGSRTTVLGDLAGVRPVFHTAWCGGTAYATAALPLADLVGAPVDPLHLAARLALPDAADSLGDGSPFLGVRRVQPAYALSIFAGGPQTAAYEPGAGAPGSVAVTEAAATGEVTRSLLGAVRCRVRGEPDAPPVPDHRVSTDLSGGSASSVLTLLAATVPTVPARPAVGPGGAGPGYPARYPYLEQEQEQEEEQAGAPRRPTTEERWGDPTSYRSVHHGPPGPGGEPRTTGAVRGSWARPGGPPAAPADRLLLVVTYTDTHEATEEPPAPSRTAELVRAQALASGHPRLRHLVVPGGPEALPYADLLDGPLAGPLTDEPGSALVAALRQRHRFADAGTDHLSGHGGRQVLDGNPARLADLLLERNRMPLMRPVAALARADSLGHPVHGTLGTPVAVLRAARRLARTSYAEGLEDAAVALMARRASEPDSAGGASVDALAWCTPGPAARWLSDDALAAVAVRLRLAARRAAPDERPGARRARQAMHRHAAEFRVLTQIVEEAHGQRLHAPFLDNQVVRACRLVPDSVRVQPGARHAILRSVLTGVGIDRVPDGWGNGVPPDPYAAVETVRAGLRRSAGALDRIFAAPLLAELGLLQPDVFRAALHRACGGGAVPLDGLADIVATELWLRRLHARQGSCWTGMPLRERLALVARPAPGHTAPGQAVPAEGADHGSQTSHSPLGHTVYGAGSAPAAHTPHPRAPYPGGPPGPTGPSGPKSPPAADPIGVP
- the lhgO gene encoding L-2-hydroxyglutarate oxidase; protein product: MGYDCDVVVIGGGIVGLSTAYALNRAAPGTSVIVLEKETRIAAHQTGRNSGVIHSGLYYRPGSLKARYAVEGARETVEFCREQGVPHRVTGKLVVATDSTELPRLHALAQRGREHGLPIRELGPAGIVEFEPHAAGIAALHVGSTGICDYPAMAAALAELSGAQLRTGGAVTAVVRRSDGVTVTTPLAEVRARVVVNCAGLQSDRIARLAGDEPGVRIVPFRGEYFTLAPRARDLVRGLVYPVPDPAFPFLGVHLTRDLHGGVHVGPNAVPALAREGYRWADLSPRDLAGTLAWPGAWRLGARHWRAEAAELHRSLSLRVFAREVRRLLPECTAADLVPAPAGVRAQAVARDGSLLDDFVFARAPRTVHVLNAPSPAATASLPIGREVARRALAALAE